In Alkalihalobacillus sp. TS-13, the following are encoded in one genomic region:
- a CDS encoding serine hydrolase produces the protein MSKKTKNLEQLFDYLENEKLISGAMLATEKGKPIFVRTLGKADVETDEDIQENTMFEIASLTKAFTGMAIMVLQEQGKLNSLDPLYTYIPEFPYKEEGITLHHLLTHTSGLPDYIEIFEEHWDRDLIAYNSDIIDYFIENQPDLIAKPDGKFEYCNTGYILLAEIIERLSGQAFGDFVKTHIFDPLGMSRTRAYAQRLEGPIDNYAKGYIYFKDEDRFELPDGIDEHAYVYFLDGAKGDGQISSTVTDLFKWTESLTTSKLVNKGTVDQIFTPTKLKDDRQSHYTHGFHIGMKAGYGYGWKLEEDEELGKIITHDGYGAGYSSGIVIYPDHDITLIYISNLDYSEGLLNKIHHEVMLEMENIMFERPFKLPKLQVVKS, from the coding sequence TTGTCAAAGAAAACGAAGAATCTTGAGCAGTTGTTTGATTATCTTGAGAACGAAAAACTGATCAGCGGGGCAATGTTAGCAACGGAAAAAGGGAAGCCGATTTTTGTCAGAACTCTGGGGAAAGCAGATGTGGAAACAGATGAGGATATTCAAGAGAATACGATGTTCGAAATCGCCTCCCTGACAAAAGCTTTTACAGGAATGGCGATCATGGTATTGCAAGAACAAGGAAAATTGAATTCACTAGATCCGTTATATACTTATATCCCAGAGTTTCCTTATAAGGAAGAAGGGATCACCCTTCATCATCTACTGACACATACATCGGGTCTGCCTGATTATATAGAGATTTTTGAAGAACATTGGGATCGGGATCTGATAGCTTACAACAGTGATATCATCGATTATTTCATTGAAAACCAGCCGGATTTAATAGCAAAACCGGATGGAAAATTCGAGTACTGTAATACAGGATACATCTTGTTGGCTGAAATCATTGAAAGGCTGAGTGGGCAAGCATTCGGGGATTTTGTCAAAACTCATATTTTCGATCCTCTAGGAATGTCAAGGACCAGAGCGTATGCTCAACGTTTAGAAGGACCTATCGATAACTATGCAAAGGGTTATATTTATTTTAAAGATGAAGACCGATTCGAACTGCCGGATGGAATCGATGAGCATGCATATGTCTATTTTTTAGATGGAGCGAAAGGTGACGGGCAAATCAGTTCTACGGTTACAGATCTGTTCAAATGGACTGAATCATTAACAACTTCCAAGCTTGTGAACAAGGGAACGGTAGACCAAATTTTTACGCCAACAAAATTGAAGGATGATCGTCAATCTCATTATACCCATGGATTTCATATCGGAATGAAAGCTGGTTATGGATATGGATGGAAACTGGAAGAGGATGAAGAACTAGGTAAAATCATCACTCATGATGGGTATGGTGCAGGTTACAGCAGTGGAATCGTCATCTATCCTGATCACGATATCACACTGATCTATATCAGTAATCTGGATTATAGTGAAGGTCTACTGAATAAAATCCACCATGAGGTAATGCTTGAAATGGAAAACATCATGTTCGAACGACCTTTCAAATTACCAAAACTTCAAGTTGTAAAATCCTAA
- a CDS encoding MFS transporter, with translation MRFRDFHKNIKIRIIETFMSRFVGSMIFPFMSIYLAVHFGAKMAGLLLLVNVFIGIGINFIGGYFADQFGRKKIMLFAETLRLLAFFVMMLCNSPWFFSPGITFMMMTVNSICWGLAGPANSAMLIDVSTPEQRKLMYSITYWANNLSIAIGGILGAFLFKDYLFQLFLALTVVTIVVVYLVAFFIEESYAPVSTILKPQEHVMKLFSNYKKVLHDRLFVLYVIAGVLILSMEFQLTNYVGIRLSAEMPVQQFLFWEINGVQMMGFLRSENTILVALMALFATKLITPFKDKYVLVGSCFIFTIGYGVIAYSNSIVLLLLMMAILTIGEVCRVPVEQSYMASIPPDDARSSYMAFNGLQYNLAMLIVSITVTLGAILPSGIMAILITVVGLSGTLIYYMITPGLDARKQEVEMKQAG, from the coding sequence ATGAGATTCAGAGATTTTCACAAGAACATTAAAATCCGGATCATCGAGACGTTCATGAGTCGTTTTGTCGGAAGCATGATTTTTCCGTTCATGTCAATTTATTTAGCGGTCCATTTTGGCGCAAAGATGGCAGGACTTTTATTGTTGGTTAACGTATTTATAGGTATTGGAATAAATTTCATCGGAGGGTATTTCGCTGATCAGTTCGGCAGGAAAAAGATCATGCTGTTTGCGGAAACACTGCGATTGCTTGCATTTTTCGTCATGATGCTCTGTAACTCCCCCTGGTTCTTTTCACCAGGAATTACATTCATGATGATGACAGTGAATAGCATTTGCTGGGGGCTTGCAGGACCTGCGAACTCTGCAATGCTCATTGATGTCAGTACACCTGAGCAGCGAAAGTTGATGTATTCGATCACCTATTGGGCGAATAATCTATCGATCGCAATCGGTGGAATCTTAGGGGCATTTCTTTTCAAAGATTACTTGTTCCAGTTGTTCCTGGCCTTGACTGTTGTAACAATCGTGGTGGTCTATCTTGTCGCTTTCTTTATAGAGGAAAGCTATGCACCAGTCAGTACAATCTTGAAACCACAAGAACATGTGATGAAATTGTTTTCGAATTATAAAAAAGTTTTGCACGACCGTTTGTTTGTCCTGTATGTCATAGCTGGTGTCTTGATTTTATCAATGGAGTTCCAGTTGACGAACTACGTGGGTATCCGTTTGAGTGCGGAAATGCCGGTTCAACAGTTCTTATTTTGGGAAATCAATGGTGTGCAGATGATGGGATTCTTACGTAGTGAAAACACGATATTGGTTGCGTTGATGGCATTGTTTGCTACGAAACTGATCACACCGTTCAAAGACAAATACGTGCTTGTCGGAAGCTGCTTCATTTTCACAATTGGGTATGGTGTAATCGCTTATTCGAATAGTATCGTCCTCCTATTGCTCATGATGGCAATTCTGACAATCGGCGAGGTATGCCGGGTGCCTGTAGAGCAGTCATACATGGCTTCAATACCACCTGATGATGCAAGAAGTTCGTATATGGCATTTAACGGGCTCCAATACAACCTGGCAATGCTGATCGTTTCCATTACTGTTACGCTCGGCGCAATCCTTCCGTCAGGTATCATGGCAATCCTGATTACAGTTGTCGGACTGAGCGGCACACTGATTTACTATATGATCACACCAGGGCTGGATGCTCGTAAACAAGAGGTTGAAATGAAGCAAGCGGGTTAA
- a CDS encoding pyridoxamine 5'-phosphate oxidase family protein, whose amino-acid sequence MGKQFSEIQNDHMEFISKQHLFFVGTAPLSKEGHVNLSPKGYDTLRVLSATEIAYLDLTGSGNETSGHIEENGRITFMFCAFDGPPQILRLYGTGNVVLPDSENWDTYVKHFDLLPGTRQIITANIHKVTTSCGYSVPFMDFTGERETLNISNTKKGPKLENYRREKNAKTIDGLETTLGKKLNRK is encoded by the coding sequence ATGGGAAAGCAATTTTCAGAGATTCAGAATGATCACATGGAATTTATCAGTAAGCAGCATCTCTTTTTTGTGGGCACGGCACCATTATCAAAGGAGGGGCATGTCAATTTATCGCCAAAGGGGTATGATACCTTGCGTGTTCTTTCGGCGACAGAGATTGCGTATTTGGACCTGACCGGAAGCGGAAACGAAACGAGCGGACATATCGAGGAGAATGGTCGGATTACTTTCATGTTTTGCGCGTTTGATGGACCGCCTCAAATCCTGAGACTCTATGGAACCGGTAACGTCGTCCTGCCAGATTCGGAAAACTGGGATACTTATGTGAAGCATTTCGACCTTCTCCCAGGGACTCGGCAGATCATTACTGCAAACATCCATAAAGTAACGACCTCCTGTGGTTATAGTGTTCCGTTCATGGATTTTACAGGAGAAAGGGAAACCCTGAACATTTCAAATACGAAAAAAGGGCCAAAACTCGAAAACTACAGACGTGAAAAAAACGCAAAGACGATTGACGGATTGGAAACAACGCTAGGGAAGAAGTTGAACAGAAAATAA